GAACATGGTGACGCTGGCCACCTCGGTCGCCGACTCGGCGTCGGCCATCGAGGAGATGACCTACTCGACCAAGGAGGTCGCCGCCAACGTCAACGAGCTGTCGACCGTCGCGGAGGAGACATCGAGTTCGATGAACGAGATGGACATGTCGATCCATCAGGTGCAAAACCACGCGAACGAGACGGCCAAGCTGTCCGAGGAGGTCGCGCGCGCCGCCTCCGCCGGTGTCGAGGCGATCAAGCAGACCACCGCGGCGATTCACAAGATCCGCGAGTCGTCGAGCGAGGCGACGCGGGTCATCGGCCAGCTCGGCGGCCGCATCGCCGAGATCGACAAGATCCTGCAGGTGATCGACGACGTCGCCGAGCAGACCAACCTCCTCGCGCTCAACGCGGCGATCATCGCGGCCCAGGCCGGGGACCACGGCAAGGGCTTCGCGGTCGTGGCCGACGAAATCAAGGACCTCGCCGAGCGCGCCGGCGCGTCGACCAAGGAGATCGCCGAGCTGGTCAAGACGGTGCAGGCCGAGTCGCGCAACGCGATTCAGGCGGTCGAGATCGGCGCCGTCCAGGTGGACGAGGGCGTGCGCGTATCGCACGACGCCGAAAACGCGCTGCGGCGCATCCTCGACAGCGCCGAAAAGACGCGCGCGATGATGCGTGACATCGCGCGCGCGACGGTCGAGCAGGCGCGCGGCTCCAAACAGGTCACCGACGCGATCAACCGCATCGCCGAGACGGTGCAGTCGATCGCGACCGCCACCAGCGAGCAATCCAAGGGCTCCGAGGCGCTGATGCGCAGCGCCGAGAAGATGCGCGTCATCACCAAGCACGTCGAGCGGTCGTCGCAGGAGCAGACCCGTGGGTCCAAGCAGATCACGCGGGCCGTCGAGGCCATCGCCGAACAGGTCCACGCGCTCAGCGGAGCGCACCGCGAGCAGACCAAGGCGGCGGGCGAGCTGCTGCGCACGCTGACCAAGATTCGCGACGCGCTGCGGGACAAGGCGGGCGAGGTCGACGCGCTGCGCACCGAACTCGGCCAGCTCGAGGTGTCG
Above is a window of Deltaproteobacteria bacterium DNA encoding:
- a CDS encoding chemotaxis protein, which translates into the protein MATDHETSSFPFLGFATPVLALALAVALPSQPRAVYAILVAAGALGPLWELFRRQAQIDALVDQLAGLQRGLGGKVERLAAASREHDGHLGTALGDLERLAQFFAQQVAAVDNTTATLEAMNAALTEISGSVETLAAAAEQSSASILQMAAANDEIAENMVTLATSVADSASAIEEMTYSTKEVAANVNELSTVAEETSSSMNEMDMSIHQVQNHANETAKLSEEVARAASAGVEAIKQTTAAIHKIRESSSEATRVIGQLGGRIAEIDKILQVIDDVAEQTNLLALNAAIIAAQAGDHGKGFAVVADEIKDLAERAGASTKEIAELVKTVQAESRNAIQAVEIGAVQVDEGVRVSHDAENALRRILDSAEKTRAMMRDIARATVEQARGSKQVTDAINRIAETVQSIATATSEQSKGSEALMRSAEKMRVITKHVERSSQEQTRGSKQITRAVEAIAEQVHALSGAHREQTKAAGELLRTLTKIRDALRDKAGEVDALRTELGQLEVSATRLRAAARELAG